A portion of the Pseudoalteromonas luteoviolacea genome contains these proteins:
- a CDS encoding HlyD family secretion protein has product MAGLFRTEAIAHQGQKLDGDVTIATHFSFNWILVLIMSIVVIGLIYLFVGEYHRKEVVTGYLRPTAGVSKVYPVSGGIVDQVFVDEGEIIKKGDLLVRIRMDRLLASGVDVNDTILNELNAQKRLLEENLANQKMLAEVNIEKLDAQITSTAGQVRQAKNQQVLLEERIALNQSRLSSTEALVNKGVATKVDLQQVTESLLAVQQQAEDIHSRLLSQQDQLSQLKFQRQQMPISLRETQVKLRSQLAGINQKISQASSQRSYDVRSLRDGKVSGLLIKEGMMAQVNMPLMSILPENATLEAVLFVPTRAYGFIEPKQQTRIRYQAFPYQRFGLYSGQIESVSKTIVLPNETILPISIKEPIYQVIVNLESQNANAYGAEVPLQAGMLLEADIMVDSRSLFEWLFEPIYSIKGAM; this is encoded by the coding sequence ATGGCTGGCCTATTTCGAACAGAAGCGATTGCACATCAAGGACAAAAGTTGGATGGTGATGTGACAATTGCTACCCATTTTTCATTCAATTGGATTTTGGTGTTGATCATGAGCATTGTCGTAATTGGCCTTATTTACCTTTTTGTTGGTGAGTACCATCGAAAAGAGGTTGTTACAGGCTATTTACGACCAACAGCAGGTGTCAGCAAGGTATATCCAGTGAGTGGAGGGATCGTAGATCAGGTATTTGTTGATGAAGGAGAAATCATAAAAAAAGGCGACTTACTCGTTCGTATTAGAATGGATCGATTGCTTGCATCTGGTGTGGACGTCAACGATACGATTTTAAATGAGTTAAACGCACAAAAGCGACTCCTTGAAGAAAATCTTGCAAACCAAAAAATGTTGGCTGAAGTCAATATCGAAAAACTAGACGCTCAGATCACCAGTACGGCAGGCCAAGTTCGACAAGCTAAAAATCAACAAGTATTGCTTGAAGAACGTATCGCCTTAAATCAAAGTCGCTTATCGAGCACTGAAGCACTTGTAAATAAGGGGGTCGCAACTAAAGTTGATTTGCAGCAGGTAACGGAATCATTATTAGCCGTTCAGCAGCAGGCTGAAGATATCCACAGTCGTTTATTAAGCCAGCAAGACCAACTTAGTCAGCTTAAATTCCAGCGTCAGCAAATGCCTATTTCATTACGTGAAACTCAAGTGAAGTTAAGGTCGCAACTGGCTGGGATTAATCAAAAAATCTCTCAAGCATCTTCTCAGCGTAGTTATGATGTTCGGAGTCTGCGCGATGGCAAGGTGAGTGGTTTACTGATTAAAGAAGGGATGATGGCACAAGTAAATATGCCATTGATGAGTATATTGCCAGAAAACGCCACATTGGAAGCTGTGTTATTTGTCCCCACACGTGCTTATGGTTTTATTGAACCAAAACAACAAACTCGAATTCGTTATCAAGCATTCCCTTATCAAAGGTTTGGCTTATATTCGGGACAAATTGAAAGCGTATCAAAAACGATAGTATTACCGAATGAAACGATTTTACCCATCTCGATAAAAGAGCCTATTTATCAGGTCATTGTAAATTTAGAGTCGCAAAATGCCAACGCTTATGGTGCCGAGGTACCGCTTCAAGCTGGCATGTTGCTAGAAGCAGACATCATGGTGGATAGTCGCTCTTTGTTTGAGTGGTTATTTGAACCAATTTATAGCATCAAAGGAGCAATGTAA
- a CDS encoding winged helix-turn-helix domain-containing protein codes for MELITNEMKEVSFSRTVKEVRFGAWVLDPKLQTIYDGEVKRELEPLLFKILCYLIINNQQIITRHDLIEDVWCQNYVDDNAINRAMSELRKVLKSNQQRGLVVKTHYRKGYSFFLSAEVIYFDNQTEVINTLTPSKEEPDNTQSFSTSNRIKLPLIGSVCLAALVSIFLIYKPVLPTEPDTEAVSSFESNYEEHVLSWVDGEYANVFSSPDAKKVAFSFTPNGLSNSNLVIKDLDSGIERKLAVSEKSISPIGWDEDSSRLFYRVDGADEVCEIWSADADLESGGDKLFDCKDRIYRGSGVGEGHFIYSKYNYRQRDQLSVVTYRTLDTGNEFQLTSPNLNSYGDRFLLYEPSIRRVFFERRQHDIKELYMTDLDGSDKTKIFSASSSFWELKYVKSTNSLVWFDNRTNLIYTYSIDGNKLSSIAQLPLDTVTYLGHSFISESKMVATTFPHEQSIYTVSLDDKSLTPLINEKYIDIKAVRAGDDVYFFRVQGEEVVVMYAEKSQGGYRYSELAGGINQDILYDYNNKLLILKADRSIKVFNEANELIDEIIEQGVISDVNVLKNGDIGYIVVGEGGVGSHSYVYSVRSRKKSLLPIKNNVWFDTGDGNRLFYLTSDDRLKLIDIETREEYLDIDFPSRVSKHLIVKSEAHIYYANGNIIYRLVDGEWTVFMQLEGGIKVINMSYSPQHKQLVLGTLKRKNNQLVLLDINAEP; via the coding sequence GTGGAACTTATCACTAACGAAATGAAAGAAGTTAGCTTTTCAAGAACGGTTAAAGAAGTACGATTTGGTGCTTGGGTATTAGACCCTAAGCTACAGACAATCTATGATGGTGAAGTTAAAAGAGAACTTGAGCCACTTCTTTTCAAAATACTCTGTTATTTGATCATTAATAATCAGCAAATTATCACGAGGCATGACCTCATTGAGGATGTCTGGTGTCAAAATTATGTAGATGATAATGCGATTAACAGAGCTATGTCTGAATTACGAAAAGTATTGAAGTCAAATCAGCAAAGAGGTTTGGTGGTCAAAACGCATTATAGAAAAGGCTACAGCTTTTTTCTTTCTGCCGAGGTTATTTATTTTGATAATCAAACTGAGGTTATAAATACGCTTACCCCCTCTAAAGAAGAGCCAGATAATACGCAATCATTCTCGACATCTAATCGCATTAAATTACCTTTGATTGGCAGTGTGTGCCTGGCGGCCCTAGTATCTATATTCTTGATTTATAAGCCGGTATTACCAACAGAGCCAGACACAGAGGCAGTGTCATCTTTTGAATCAAATTACGAAGAGCATGTTTTATCTTGGGTGGATGGAGAGTACGCAAATGTGTTTTCTTCCCCAGATGCAAAAAAAGTCGCGTTTTCATTCACGCCAAATGGGTTGAGCAATAGTAATCTAGTAATAAAAGACTTAGATTCGGGTATAGAAAGAAAGCTTGCTGTAAGTGAAAAGTCAATCTCTCCTATTGGTTGGGATGAGGACTCTTCAAGATTATTCTATCGGGTAGATGGCGCTGATGAGGTCTGTGAAATATGGTCAGCCGATGCCGATCTTGAATCTGGAGGGGACAAATTGTTCGACTGCAAAGATCGGATTTATCGTGGCTCTGGAGTGGGTGAGGGGCACTTTATTTATTCGAAATATAATTACAGGCAACGTGATCAACTTTCAGTCGTTACTTATCGAACGTTAGATACAGGGAATGAATTTCAATTAACATCTCCAAACTTAAACTCATATGGAGATCGGTTTCTACTATACGAGCCATCTATTAGGCGCGTTTTTTTTGAACGGCGCCAGCATGACATCAAAGAACTATATATGACTGACTTAGATGGCAGTGACAAAACCAAAATCTTTTCGGCTAGTAGCTCATTCTGGGAGCTAAAATATGTGAAAAGTACGAACTCTCTTGTTTGGTTCGATAATAGAACAAACCTTATTTACACGTATTCGATAGACGGAAATAAGCTATCGAGTATAGCTCAGTTGCCGTTAGACACTGTGACGTATTTGGGGCATTCATTTATTTCAGAGTCAAAGATGGTAGCCACAACCTTTCCACATGAGCAAAGCATTTATACCGTGTCTTTGGATGATAAAAGTTTGACTCCTCTGATCAATGAAAAGTACATAGATATTAAGGCCGTTAGAGCTGGTGATGATGTGTATTTCTTTCGTGTGCAAGGTGAAGAAGTGGTCGTGATGTATGCTGAAAAATCTCAAGGTGGTTATCGGTATTCAGAATTAGCTGGTGGAATTAATCAAGATATCTTATATGACTACAACAATAAGTTGCTGATTTTAAAAGCTGATAGATCAATCAAAGTATTTAATGAAGCAAATGAGCTCATTGACGAAATCATTGAGCAAGGCGTCATTTCGGACGTGAATGTACTGAAAAATGGGGATATAGGGTATATCGTGGTAGGTGAAGGGGGAGTAGGAAGCCACTCTTATGTTTACTCTGTGCGTTCACGGAAAAAGTCACTATTACCAATAAAAAATAATGTTTGGTTTGATACAGGTGATGGTAATCGTTTGTTTTACCTGACGTCAGATGACAGGCTTAAGCTCATTGATATTGAAACAAGAGAAGAGTATCTAGATATAGACTTTCCAAGTCGGGTGTCAAAGCACTTGATTGTGAAATCTGAAGCGCATATTTATTATGCGAATGGCAATATCATTTACCGCCTAGTTGATGGAGAGTGGACCGTTTTCATGCAGCTAGAAGGTGGGATCAAAGTCATTAATATGTCTTATTCACCACAGCATAAGCAGCTTGTGTTAGGTACCTTGAAGCGTAAAAATAACCAACTTGTTTTGCTGGATATAAACGCTGAACCGTAA
- the atpD gene encoding F0F1 ATP synthase subunit beta produces MSLGKVVQIIGAVVDIEFPQDNVPAVYDALKVTEGDLAGLTLEVQQQLGGGVVRGIALGTTDGLRRGISVEGTGEPIKVPVGTKTLGRIMDVLGQPIDEAGPIGEEERMSIHRAAPSYEDQSSSVELLETGIKVIDLVCPFAKGGKVGLFGGAGVGKTVNMMELIRNIAIEHSGYSVFAGVGERTREGNDFYHEMNDSNVLDKVSLVYGQMNEPPGNRLRVALTGLTMAEKFRDEGRDVLFFVDNIYRYTLAGTEVSALLGRMPSAVGYQPTLAEEMGVLQERIASTKTGSITSIQAVYVPADDLTDPSPATTFAHLDATVVLSRDIASLGIYPAVDPLDSTSRQLDPQVIGNEHYETARGVQTVLQRYKELKDIIAILGMDELSDEDKQVVSRARKIQRFLSQPFFVAEVFTGAPGKYVSLKDTISGFKGILNGDYDDMPEQAFYMVGSIDEAVDKAKNM; encoded by the coding sequence ATGAGTTTAGGTAAGGTCGTCCAAATTATCGGCGCCGTTGTGGACATCGAGTTCCCACAAGACAACGTGCCAGCCGTATATGACGCACTAAAAGTTACAGAAGGCGACCTAGCTGGTTTGACACTAGAAGTGCAACAGCAGTTAGGTGGCGGTGTGGTACGTGGTATCGCACTTGGTACTACAGACGGTCTACGTCGTGGTATCTCAGTAGAAGGCACAGGCGAGCCAATCAAAGTTCCAGTTGGTACAAAGACCCTAGGTCGTATCATGGACGTATTAGGTCAGCCTATTGATGAAGCAGGTCCAATTGGTGAAGAAGAGCGTATGTCAATTCACCGCGCTGCGCCTTCATACGAAGATCAATCAAGTTCAGTTGAGCTACTAGAAACAGGTATCAAGGTAATCGACCTTGTATGTCCGTTCGCTAAAGGTGGTAAAGTTGGTCTATTCGGTGGTGCCGGTGTTGGTAAAACCGTAAACATGATGGAACTTATCCGTAACATCGCAATCGAGCACAGCGGTTACTCAGTATTCGCTGGTGTTGGTGAGCGTACGCGTGAGGGTAATGACTTCTACCATGAGATGAACGATTCAAACGTACTAGACAAAGTATCGCTAGTATATGGTCAGATGAACGAGCCACCGGGTAACCGTCTACGTGTTGCACTAACGGGTCTAACTATGGCTGAGAAGTTCCGTGACGAAGGTCGTGACGTACTTTTCTTCGTAGATAACATCTACCGTTACACGCTTGCAGGTACTGAGGTATCAGCACTACTAGGTCGAATGCCGTCAGCGGTAGGTTACCAGCCAACTCTTGCAGAAGAGATGGGTGTACTACAGGAGCGTATCGCATCGACTAAGACTGGTTCAATCACTTCAATCCAAGCGGTATACGTACCTGCGGATGACTTGACTGACCCGTCACCAGCTACAACGTTCGCGCACTTAGATGCAACAGTTGTACTTTCACGTGATATCGCGTCTCTAGGTATTTACCCTGCGGTAGACCCACTAGATTCAACTTCACGTCAGCTTGACCCTCAAGTAATCGGTAACGAGCACTATGAGACAGCACGTGGCGTTCAGACTGTACTTCAGCGTTATAAAGAGCTGAAAGACATCATCGCGATCCTAGGTATGGACGAGCTATCTGACGAAGATAAGCAAGTTGTATCTCGTGCACGTAAAATCCAGCGTTTCCTATCTCAGCCGTTCTTCGTTGCTGAGGTATTCACAGGTGCACCTGGTAAATACGTATCTCTTAAAGACACAATCTCTGGCTTTAAGGGCATCCTAAACGGTGATTACGATGATATGCCTGAGCAGGCATTCTACATGGTTGGCTCAATCGACGAAGCAGTTGATAAAGCTAAAAACATGTAA
- a CDS encoding helix-turn-helix transcriptional regulator produces the protein MKPTDQDSYNPFSDGESIRKSIDLFDTVKQPEQLKDALKKIAQNAGYECLSFVDYGPTPNKAQQNQVYGQYSDELSHHFDCEKVMSHAKSGIRVCALAKLTGVTNLNAHLYVLPLRGIKGIVGALVFSMPSVKSAHVSAELIDWNWTILSPYLLSAALRCRKEKLSITKRERDCMFWVSEGKTSWEISQILGISERTVNFHLTNCITKTQSSNRQQAIARCIRNNLI, from the coding sequence ATGAAGCCTACCGATCAAGATAGCTACAATCCGTTTAGTGATGGTGAATCCATCAGAAAATCAATAGATTTATTTGATACTGTTAAGCAACCTGAGCAACTAAAGGATGCGCTAAAAAAAATCGCTCAAAATGCCGGATACGAATGTTTGTCATTTGTCGATTATGGGCCTACACCAAATAAGGCTCAGCAAAATCAGGTTTATGGTCAGTATAGTGATGAATTGTCACATCACTTTGATTGTGAAAAAGTAATGTCGCATGCAAAATCAGGCATTAGAGTTTGCGCACTGGCTAAATTGACAGGTGTGACAAACTTGAATGCCCATTTATATGTCTTACCACTTCGTGGCATTAAAGGCATTGTGGGAGCATTGGTTTTCAGTATGCCAAGCGTTAAGTCCGCGCATGTAAGTGCGGAGCTGATCGACTGGAATTGGACGATATTGTCGCCGTATTTATTGAGCGCAGCTTTGAGATGTAGAAAGGAAAAGCTCAGTATTACAAAAAGAGAGCGAGATTGTATGTTTTGGGTTTCAGAAGGCAAAACATCGTGGGAGATAAGTCAAATTTTGGGGATCAGTGAACGAACCGTTAATTTTCATCTGACTAACTGTATTACTAAAACACAAAGTTCGAATCGACAGCAAGCAATTGCAAGGTGCATCAGGAATAACCTGATTTAA
- a CDS encoding F0F1 ATP synthase subunit epsilon: MAMTVHLDVVSAEQNLFSGAVATIQVTGSEGELGIHPGHAPLLTGLKPGMVRLVKEDGAEEFIYVAGGTLEVQPKTVTVLADVAIRGEELDEQAAEEAKREAEAQLASGTASELDYQRAAMQLEEALAQLRLLRQLRK; this comes from the coding sequence ATGGCAATGACAGTACACCTTGATGTAGTAAGTGCAGAGCAGAATTTATTCTCTGGTGCTGTGGCTACAATTCAAGTGACAGGTAGTGAAGGTGAACTTGGTATTCACCCTGGCCACGCGCCACTCCTGACTGGCCTAAAGCCTGGTATGGTACGTTTGGTTAAAGAAGATGGTGCTGAAGAGTTCATCTACGTTGCAGGCGGTACGCTTGAAGTTCAACCTAAGACAGTAACTGTTCTAGCGGACGTTGCTATTCGTGGTGAAGAACTTGACGAGCAGGCTGCTGAAGAAGCTAAACGTGAAGCTGAAGCACAGCTTGCTTCAGGTACTGCAAGCGAGCTGGATTACCAGCGTGCCGCTATGCAGCTTGAAGAAGCACTTGCCCAGCTACGACTACTTCGCCAGCTGCGTAAATAA
- the atpG gene encoding F0F1 ATP synthase subunit gamma produces the protein MASGKEIKSKIGSIKNTQKITSAMEMVAASKMKKAQDRVASSRPYAENLRKVIGRIAQANLDFNHPFLEERDVKRVGYIVISTDRGLCGGLNSNEFKKITLDVKAWKEKGVDAEFATLGSKAAGFFQRFGGELLAKKAGLGDAPSVQDVVGPVKVMLDAFTEGKIDRLFVVYNKFVNTMKQEPTIEQLLPLPKAEEEVSAHAWDYLYEPSPEAILETLLVRFIESQVYQGVVENAASEQAARMVAMKAATDNAGDLMDELQLVYNKARQAAITQEISEIVGGSAAV, from the coding sequence ATGGCCAGCGGAAAAGAGATAAAAAGCAAGATCGGGAGTATTAAGAATACTCAGAAGATCACCAGCGCGATGGAAATGGTTGCCGCTTCTAAAATGAAGAAGGCGCAAGACCGTGTGGCATCAAGCCGTCCATACGCTGAGAACTTACGCAAAGTGATCGGTCGTATTGCTCAAGCAAATCTTGACTTCAATCACCCGTTCCTAGAGGAACGTGATGTGAAGCGAGTTGGTTACATTGTTATCTCAACTGACCGTGGTCTGTGTGGTGGTTTGAACTCAAATGAGTTTAAGAAAATCACATTAGACGTTAAGGCGTGGAAAGAAAAAGGCGTTGATGCCGAATTTGCTACTTTAGGTAGCAAGGCTGCTGGTTTCTTCCAACGTTTTGGCGGTGAGTTACTCGCTAAAAAAGCGGGTCTTGGAGATGCTCCTTCAGTACAGGACGTAGTAGGTCCAGTAAAAGTAATGTTAGATGCATTTACTGAAGGCAAAATTGACCGCTTGTTCGTTGTGTACAACAAATTCGTGAACACAATGAAGCAAGAGCCAACGATCGAACAGTTATTACCTTTGCCAAAAGCTGAAGAAGAAGTATCAGCCCACGCTTGGGATTACTTATATGAGCCGAGCCCAGAAGCGATCTTAGAGACGCTACTGGTACGTTTCATTGAGTCACAGGTGTACCAAGGTGTAGTAGAAAATGCTGCATCTGAACAGGCCGCCCGTATGGTTGCGATGAAAGCCGCAACTGATAACGCAGGCGACCTAATGGATGAGCTGCAACTTGTTTACAACAAAGCACGTCAGGCTGCAATCACACAAGAAATCAGTGAGATTGTTGGCGGTTCGGCTGCTGTATAA
- a CDS encoding winged helix-turn-helix domain-containing protein, with the protein MNEVRFSRQVKEVKFGAWVLDPKRQSICDGEITRELEPLLFRLLCYLIINNEQIITRQDLVDDVWNQNYVDDNAINRAMSELRKILKSDKQRGIVIKTHYRKGYSFFLEPDIIYHANEDPRSPSEPNPDKNVKPSVQPENNQPSVSQATPNSKYRFKWFLAGAFVLSTSLLGGLSFKHYYVSDLESDISNIVAQEQSIKESVLSWVQGRYTLLNLSPNDAMVAYSFIQEGAKHYSLVVKNLQSGHERRLGEPGVNYYPVGWSADSSTIYYSINDGNKCQVWELSADFNSGNQFLFECKGNSSLTGGGVNQNRLVYAKQGYRSRDELSALTNRDLTTGDEFQITSPNLNSYGDRFLAYIPEKEIILFERRQYNTNELYMTDPDGGDQIKLYESRSRIWALNYDDESDSVTWFDNSKNVLYRFSLLENRLINLQKLKTEQSYAEYETLSSGELLMTSYPFNLDVYTLDLNSNEFQPLIQSNREDRNAIKVPNGFLFLTRLSTLQRLNWMTSDGKVQPLGLPDSDFKSIRYNSKDDELLVHYTNKIEIYKLSDLTLKYARSISGTIVSVEYLNDDEISYTVVDETKISSKAYVLSSSDKKVRELPTQSILWLDRLSDDKLVTLSSNDTLSVFDLKTGDVTYQLDLPPAKYRHSVAVSNGYIYHSDGESIYKIDLSSTGDFESIYTVNESQFFIDDIRRSDSEHLILDVIEVVENQLLKVSLVDEPAEKQ; encoded by the coding sequence ATGAATGAAGTGAGATTTTCTAGGCAAGTAAAGGAAGTTAAATTTGGCGCATGGGTACTTGATCCTAAACGCCAGAGCATTTGCGACGGTGAAATAACACGAGAGTTAGAGCCGTTATTATTTCGCTTATTGTGCTATCTAATTATTAATAATGAGCAAATTATCACGCGACAAGATTTGGTTGATGATGTTTGGAACCAGAACTATGTAGACGATAATGCGATTAACCGTGCCATGTCTGAGCTGAGGAAAATTCTGAAATCGGACAAGCAGCGTGGTATTGTGATTAAAACCCATTATCGAAAGGGATATAGTTTTTTTCTTGAACCCGACATAATTTATCATGCTAACGAGGATCCTCGCTCGCCATCAGAACCAAATCCAGATAAAAATGTTAAGCCATCGGTTCAGCCAGAAAATAATCAACCCAGTGTCAGTCAAGCAACCCCTAATAGCAAATATCGGTTCAAATGGTTTTTGGCAGGGGCGTTTGTGCTCAGTACTTCTCTACTGGGTGGTTTAAGCTTTAAGCATTATTATGTATCTGATCTAGAAAGTGATATATCTAATATAGTAGCGCAAGAACAGTCGATTAAAGAAAGTGTTTTATCTTGGGTACAAGGCCGTTATACGCTGCTTAACTTATCCCCCAATGACGCGATGGTTGCCTACTCATTCATACAAGAGGGGGCCAAACATTACTCTTTGGTCGTCAAAAACTTACAAAGCGGTCATGAACGTAGGCTGGGTGAGCCGGGTGTGAACTACTATCCTGTTGGATGGTCTGCTGACTCAAGTACAATTTATTATAGTATTAATGATGGTAATAAGTGCCAAGTGTGGGAATTGAGTGCTGACTTTAATTCAGGCAATCAGTTCCTTTTTGAGTGTAAAGGCAATAGTAGTTTGACGGGCGGCGGCGTAAATCAAAACCGCTTGGTTTATGCTAAACAAGGTTATCGAAGTCGTGATGAATTATCAGCACTTACCAATCGTGATCTGACAACCGGTGATGAGTTTCAAATTACTTCGCCAAACTTAAACTCTTATGGAGACCGGTTTTTAGCCTATATTCCAGAGAAAGAAATCATTCTGTTTGAGCGACGTCAGTATAATACCAATGAGTTATATATGACAGATCCAGACGGGGGAGATCAGATCAAATTATATGAATCCCGTTCTCGTATTTGGGCGCTCAACTATGATGATGAGTCAGACTCTGTCACTTGGTTTGATAATAGTAAGAACGTCCTTTATCGCTTTTCGCTACTTGAAAATAGGTTGATTAATTTACAAAAACTGAAGACTGAGCAGTCATATGCTGAATATGAAACACTTAGCTCGGGTGAATTATTGATGACCAGTTACCCGTTTAATTTGGATGTGTATACATTAGATTTAAACAGTAATGAATTTCAGCCGCTTATACAAAGCAACCGAGAAGATAGAAATGCCATTAAAGTGCCTAATGGGTTTTTATTTTTAACAAGGTTGAGCACTTTACAGAGACTTAACTGGATGACCAGTGATGGTAAAGTGCAGCCATTAGGCTTACCCGATTCAGATTTCAAGTCTATTAGGTACAACTCTAAAGACGATGAACTGCTTGTACATTACACCAACAAAATAGAAATCTACAAACTGAGTGATCTCACATTGAAATATGCTCGCTCAATTAGCGGTACAATCGTTTCAGTCGAGTATTTAAATGATGATGAAATAAGTTATACGGTTGTCGATGAAACAAAAATTAGCAGCAAAGCGTATGTCCTTTCAAGCTCAGATAAAAAGGTAAGAGAGTTACCCACCCAAAGTATATTGTGGTTAGATAGACTCAGTGACGACAAGTTAGTCACTCTATCATCCAATGATACTTTATCTGTGTTTGATTTAAAGACAGGTGATGTTACGTACCAATTAGATCTTCCTCCTGCTAAATATCGACACTCTGTCGCTGTATCGAATGGGTATATTTATCATTCAGATGGAGAAAGTATTTATAAAATAGACTTATCATCAACGGGAGACTTTGAATCTATTTATACAGTCAATGAATCTCAATTTTTTATTGATGATATTCGAAGGTCAGATTCTGAACATTTGATATTGGATGTCATTGAGGTGGTTGAGAATCAGCTGTTGAAAGTATCATTAGTTGATGAACCCGCTGAAAAGCAGTAA
- the atpA gene encoding F0F1 ATP synthase subunit alpha, which yields MQLNSTEISALIKQRIEQFEVVSEARNEGTIVSVTDGIIRIHGLADCMQGEMIELPGNRYAIALNLERDSVGAVVMGPYADLKEGVKVQSTGRILEVPVGRGLLGRVVNTLGAPIDGKGALDNDGFEPVEKIAPGVIERQSVDEPVQTGYKSIDAMIPVGRGQRELVIGDRQTGKTALAIDAIINQKDTGVKCVYVAVGQKASTIANVVRKLEEHGALENTIVVVASASESAALQYLAPFAGCTMGEYFRDRGEDALIVYDDLSKQAVAYRQISLLLKRPPGREAYPGDVFYLHSRLLERASRVNADYVEKFTNGEVKGKTGSLTALPIIETQGGDVSAFVPTNVISITDGQIFLETDLFNAGIRPAVNAGISVSRVGGAAQTKIVKKLGGGIRLALAQYRELAAFSQFASDLDDATRAQLEHGERVTELMKQKQYAPMSVAEMSLSLFAAEKGFLQDIEIPKIMDFEEGLIGFANSTYAELMTQINETGNYNAEIEAQLKELLEKFKSTQTW from the coding sequence ATGCAACTTAATTCCACAGAAATTTCTGCACTGATCAAGCAGCGTATTGAGCAGTTTGAAGTTGTAAGTGAAGCACGTAACGAAGGTACTATCGTATCTGTTACTGACGGTATCATCCGCATCCACGGTCTAGCTGACTGTATGCAAGGTGAGATGATCGAGCTTCCTGGCAACCGTTATGCTATCGCACTAAACCTTGAGCGTGACTCAGTAGGTGCAGTAGTAATGGGTCCTTACGCAGACCTTAAAGAAGGCGTAAAAGTACAATCTACAGGTCGTATCCTTGAAGTACCAGTAGGCCGTGGTCTACTAGGTCGTGTTGTTAACACACTAGGTGCACCTATCGATGGTAAAGGTGCACTAGACAACGATGGTTTCGAGCCAGTTGAAAAAATTGCACCAGGTGTAATCGAGCGTCAATCAGTAGACGAGCCAGTACAAACTGGTTATAAGTCTATCGATGCGATGATCCCAGTTGGTCGTGGTCAGCGTGAGCTAGTAATCGGTGACCGTCAGACTGGTAAAACTGCACTTGCAATCGATGCTATCATCAACCAAAAAGACACAGGCGTTAAGTGTGTGTACGTAGCGGTTGGTCAAAAAGCATCTACTATCGCAAACGTAGTACGTAAATTAGAAGAGCACGGTGCACTTGAAAACACAATCGTTGTTGTTGCATCTGCTTCTGAATCAGCAGCGCTACAATACCTAGCGCCATTTGCTGGTTGTACTATGGGTGAATACTTCCGTGACCGCGGTGAAGACGCACTAATCGTATATGATGATCTTTCTAAGCAAGCTGTTGCTTACCGTCAGATCTCACTACTACTTAAGCGTCCACCAGGTCGTGAAGCATACCCAGGTGACGTATTCTACCTTCACTCACGTCTTCTAGAGCGTGCATCACGTGTAAACGCTGATTACGTTGAGAAGTTCACTAACGGTGAAGTGAAAGGTAAAACAGGTTCATTGACGGCATTGCCAATCATTGAAACTCAAGGTGGTGACGTTTCTGCATTCGTACCTACTAACGTTATCTCAATCACCGATGGTCAGATCTTCCTAGAAACTGACTTATTCAACGCAGGTATCCGTCCAGCTGTTAACGCTGGTATCTCGGTATCTCGTGTAGGTGGTGCAGCGCAAACTAAAATCGTTAAGAAACTAGGTGGTGGTATCCGTCTAGCGCTAGCTCAGTACCGTGAACTAGCGGCGTTCTCTCAGTTCGCTTCTGACCTTGACGATGCAACGCGTGCACAGCTTGAGCACGGTGAGCGTGTAACAGAGCTAATGAAGCAGAAGCAATATGCACCTATGTCTGTTGCTGAAATGTCTCTGTCTCTATTTGCTGCTGAGAAAGGCTTCCTACAAGACATCGAAATCCCGAAGATTATGGATTTTGAAGAAGGTCTTATTGGTTTCGCTAACAGCACATACGCAGAGCTAATGACTCAAATCAACGAAACTGGTAACTATAACGCTGAGATTGAAGCGCAACTTAAAGAGCTTCTAGAGAAGTTCAAGTCGACGCAAACTTGGTAA